The DNA sequence CGTTATGTACGTACAGAGCTCCGGTTCCTTGAGGGCCGTACAACCCTTTGTGTCCTGGAAAGGCAAGCATATCGATGTGCATCTCTTCCACATGAATCGGCAATACCCCAGCGGACTGTGACGCGTCGACCAAAAAAGTAATCCCGTGCTGCTTGGCCAATGCCCCCAATTCAGCAATCGGCAGGATCACTCCTGTCAAATTGGACGCATGACTGACGACCATAAGGCGCGTATGGGGCTGGATCGCCTGTTTGAAATCCTCCAGATGAAACAGATGATCGCCTCTTGGTTCTACATACGTCACTTCGACATCACTGGTTTTACGCATATACTCCAAAGGGCGTCTCACAGAGTTATGTTCCACCGATGAGGAAATAACGTGATCACCTGGCTTTAAAAAGCCTTTAATAGCTTGATTCAGAGCCTGAGTCGCATTTAGATAAAAAAAGAGGTTATTCGGGTTTTGAATCCCAAACAACCGCGATAATTGCACTCGTGTACGAAACACGGTCTTGCTAGCTTTCATCGCCAAAGTGTGTCCGCCTCTGCCAGGGTTTGCAGCAAAATCCTCGATAACCTCTGCCATCATTTCCTTTACTGCCGGAGGCTTTGGCCAGGTAGAAGCTGCGTTATCCAAATAGATGATCGCCATGACTACCTCCTACGCTCACTTTTCCGCTTGTAATAGATCAATAATTCGTTGCAGATCTTCCTGCGAGTAGAAATCAATTTCGATCTTCCCTCGCTTGGTCCCCTTCTTGATCTTGACTGAGGTACCAAATCTGCTCCGCAAGCGTTCTTCTATTTCCACCAAAACAGGCTCATGTTTCGCTGGTTTTTTCTTTTTTGTTTCACGTGAAACATTCAATTGTTTCACTAGCTCTTCTAA is a window from the Brevibacillus choshinensis genome containing:
- a CDS encoding aminotransferase class V-fold PLP-dependent enzyme, which gives rise to MAIIYLDNAASTWPKPPAVKEMMAEVIEDFAANPGRGGHTLAMKASKTVFRTRVQLSRLFGIQNPNNLFFYLNATQALNQAIKGFLKPGDHVISSSVEHNSVRRPLEYMRKTSDVEVTYVEPRGDHLFHLEDFKQAIQPHTRLMVVSHASNLTGVILPIAELGALAKQHGITFLVDASQSAGVLPIHVEEMHIDMLAFPGHKGLYGPQGTGALYVHNDIDLEPLIHGGTGSQSEAIDQPTTRPDRYESGTVNTVGLAGLLAGVTYVMDKGVEHIRQHEWELVEKTILALGEIPGVEVYGPGVETERVGVVSFNINGVDASEVSFILDQQYGIATRSGYHCTPLGHQTAGTEQRGAVRASYGIFNTEKDAEALIQAVREIASAFV